GTCGTTTTTCGGTGTGCGCAAGGGGCGTGATCACGACCGCGATATGGCACAGCTCAACCCTGTGCATCTGATCGTGGCGGGGTTGATCGGGGGCATCCTGTTCGTCGCGGCGCTGGTGTTTCTGGCGAAGCTCGCCATCCGGCTCGCGACGTAATTGGTACAGACAAAGAGAACCAAGCCTGGAGAGATAAGAATGAGTGGTCAACACCAAACGGCGCCGTACTACTTCGTGCCGGCCCCCTCGCGTCACCCGGTGAGCTGCAGTGTCGGCCTGCTGGTGGTGCTCGGCTCGGCCGCTGCATGGGTCAACGGACAATCGTGGGCACCGTGGACGGCGCTGGCCGGTCTGCTGTGGGTCCTGTGGGTGCTGCGTAGCTGGTTCGGCGACTCGATTGCCGAGTCCGAGGGCGGCCTGTACAGCAAGCGCATCGACGTGTCCTATCGCTGGGGCATGAGCTGGTTCATCTTCTCCGAAGTGATGTTCTTCGCGGCATTCTTCGGCGCGCTGTTTTACGCGCGTACGCTCGCCATGCCGTGGCTCGGCGATCTCGATAACAAGCTGCTGTGGCCCGACTTCAGCGCCGTGTGGCCGAACACCGGCCCGGCCGGTGTGGTCGACGCGTTCGAGACGATGGGCCCGTGGCCGATCCCGACGCTCAACACCGCACTGCTGCTGACCTCGGGCGTCACGCTCACGATCTCGCACCACGCACTGCGTGCGAACCATCGTGGCAGTGCGATCTTCTGGCTGTTCGCCACCGTCGTGCTCGGCTTCGTGTTCCTCGGCTTCCAGGCGTACGAATATCACCACGCCTACACCGAACTGAACCTCAAGCTGACCTCGGGCGTGTACGGATCGACCTTCTTCCTGCTCACGGGCTTCCACGGCTTCCACGTGATGCTGGGCGCGATCATGCTCTCCGTGATGCTGGTGCGTTTGATGAAGGGCCACTTCACGCCCGATCATCACTTCGGTTTCGAAGGCGCAGCGTGGTACTGGCACTTTGTGGACGTGGTGTGGCTGGGGCTGTACGTCGTGGTCTACTGGCTCTGACGCCGGTACCGAAACATGCTTAGGGGACGCCGCCGGATTCCGGCGGCGTTTCCATTTGATGCGGCCTTATGTCGCACAGTTAGCGTGATACTGGTAGTGACGGCATTGCGCCACCGGGGTGACTGTCGGCAGAGGTTATTCCGGGTAAAGCAGCGTGGCAGGGATGGGGTGCGGCGATTTGCCGCAGGAGCCCGGCGCGGGACTCAGTATCGTATGCCCGTGCTGTGAATCCAGCCCATCCAGTTGGCGAACAGGATGAGCAGGAACAGCGTCACCGACAGGCCGACGCGCACCATCAGCGATTGCACGGTGCGGTTCGATCGGCCCTTGTCCCGCATCATGAAAAACAATGCGGACGCCAGACTGCCGAGAATCAGGACGAAGGCGATGGCAACGATGATGCGCATGATCTGTCCGATGACGGGAATTCGTCATTATCGGGCAACGCACACGTGCTGGCACGCTGCAATGCAGTGTGGACAGCGCGTTTTGCGCAACATCGGGCGGCAGTCGGACAAGGAACTTACGTGTTGAAAACTCTCTTGCGCGGCATGCGGCCTGTGCCGGCCGTGCTGATACTGCTGGGCGTGATGCTCACCGCCGCACTCGGTGTGTGGCAGTACCAGCGCGCGCAGTTGCGTCTGGCGCGTCAGGCACAGATCGAGCAGGCCGAGCGCGCGCCGGTCATCGCGCTCGGCGCGCAGGCCTATTCGCTGGACGATGTGAGCCATCGGCGCGTGCGCGTCACGGGCCGGTTCCTGCGCAATCGCGTGGTGTATCTCGACAACCGTCCACGCAACGAACTGCCCGGCTTCTATGTGGTAATGGCGTTGCAAGTCGCGCCCGATCACGTGGTGCTCGTCAATCGGGGATGGTTGCCGCGCGACCTGCGCGACCGCGCGTCGATCATGCCGTATGCGACACCGGCGGGCGATATCACGGTCGAAGGCCTTGCCATGCCCGACCCGTCGCGCGCCTTTGAACTGGGGCGTGGCGGCTCGGCGGCGGGGCTGTCGATTCGTCAGAATCTCGACGTGGCGGAGTATGCACGTGAGACGTCGCTGCCGCTGCAACCGTTCGTCATCATGCAGACGAACGACACGGGCGATCACCTGCTGCGCGACTGGCCGCAACCTGCGAGCGGCGCAGATCGCAACTATGGTTATATGGCGCAGTGGTTCGGCATGTCGCTGATTCTGGCGCTGCTGGGGCTGCGTTTGGCCTATCGGCGCGGCCGTCGCATGGCGACGACGACAAACAATTTCACGCGGGCATAAGACGCGCATAAGGCGAACATGAGTGCAAATGTGAGTACGGATCGGAGTGGAAGTCCTGCCGTCGACCCGGTGCAACGACGCCGGGCGAGGCGCATGCTCGTGCTGCTCTTCGTGGTGTGCGCCGCGCCTGCCGTAGCGGCATATCTGATGTATTTCGTTTTCAAGCCGCAGGGCGGGACGTCCGCCTACGGCAAGCTGATCGAGCCGCAGCGTCCATTGCCGACGCTCGTCGTGCACGACGACGAGACGGGCGAGAACCTGCCGCTGTCGTCGCTCAAGGGCAAATGGCTCATGATCAGCGCCGACACGGCCACGTGCGACGAGAATTGCGTCAGCAAGCTGTTTTACATGCGGCAGATCCGCGTCCTGCAGGGCAACGAGCGTACGCGAGTGGAAACGCTGTGGCTGGTGACGGACGCCTCGAAGGTGTCGCAACAGATCGACGACGCCTATCCCGATACGCGCCGTCTGCGTGCCGATCCCGTCGCACTCGCCTCGTGGCTGCCGACGCAGGAGGGCACCGGCCTGCGCGATCACATCTATCTGGTCGACCCGCTGGGTAACCTGATGATGGTGTTTCCGAAGAACGCCGATCCGGGCAAGATCAAGAGCGACCTGTCGCGACTGCTGAAGTGGTCGGGGACGGGTTGATGGGGTGAGGGAGAGTCCCTCGCACGATGAATGAAACGAATGGCCCCGGGGCGCACGTGCGCCCCGGACATGTTGAAGAACAGACGTAAAACCGATGCTTTACCTTCTGGAACTAGGCTTCATCGGCCTGTGTATCGCGGTGCTGCCGCTCGGCTGGGTGCTGCTGCGCCGCGACGCGAACAAATACCGCAAACTGGCCTGGGTGACGACCTTTCTCACGCTCGACCTGATCATGTTCGGGGGCTTCACGCGCCTGACGGATTCGGGGCTCGGATGTCCCGACTGGCCTGGGTGCTACGGCACGTCGTCGCCGTTCGCCGCGCATGCCGACATCCACGCGGCGCAGTTGATGCTGCCTAGTGGACCGGTGACCTTCGTCAAGGCGTGGATCGAGATGATCCACCGGTATTTCGCGATGGCCGTCGGCGTACTCATCATCACGCTGATGGTGATGGCATGGGTGAAGCGTCGCGAGTTGAAGCAATCGCCGTGGCTGGCCACGTGGCTGCTGGTGCTCGTGTGCGTGCAGGGCGCGTTCGGAGCGTGGACCGTCACGATGAAGCTGCAACCGGTGATTGTCTCCATCCATTTGATGTTGGCGCTCACTTTGCTCGGATCGCTGGCATGGCTGGCATGCCGCCAGATGCCGCTGGCGAGCGTCGCGGCCGACCCCGGGGCGTTGCGCTGGCGCTGGGCGGCGCTGATCGGGCTGGCGTTGCTCGTCTTCCAGATTGCCCTTGGCGGATGGGTAAGCACCAACTACGCTGTATTGGCGTGCACTGACTTCCCGACGTGTCAAGGTCAGTGGATTCCGCCGATGGACTTCCATAACGGATTCAAGCTATGGCGAGAACTGGGCAAGACGGCGGGTGGCGAGGTGATTCCGATGAATGCGCTCGTGGCGATCCATTGGGTGCACCGGACGTTTGCCGTGGTCGTGGTGGTGTATCTGGCGTGGCTGGCGAGCCGCCTGCGACGTCATGCCGCGCTCAGAAAGCCCTCGATTCTGGTATTTCTACTGGTTTTCGTGCAATTCGCGACCGGATTGTCGAACATCGTTTTCCAATGGCCGCTGCTCAATGCCATCGCCCACAACGGCGGCGCGGCGGTCCTGCTGCTTTTGCTTGTCATGTTAAACTACCGCATTCGCGCCGCCCGCTTAGTCGCAGCGGCGCCCATTGCGGCCAGCCTGATAGATCAGGCAGACGTCCCGGCCCGCCAGAAGCCTTTCTCCGCAGCGGAGCCGGCTGCCGCACCGCTCGGCGCCCCGTCTGGCCCGGCGTAGCGCATTGCCTTCAGAGTGTATGAAAAGCACGACCCTTCCCCATCCGCCGGCTAGCCGTATCGCGCAATACTGGGCGCTGACCAAGCCCCGCGTGACGCAGCTCGCCGTCTTCTGTGCCGTGATCGGCATGTTCCTGTCCACGCGCGGCATGGTGCCGTGGCAGGTGCTGATCGGCGGCACCATCGGCATCTGGCTGCTCGCCGGATCGGCCTTTGCCGTGAACTGCCTGATCGAGCAACGCGTCGACGCGCTCATGCGTCGCACTGCGTGGCGTCCGTCGGCACGTGGTGAGATCGCACCGTGGCAGATCATCGTCTTCTCGACGATTCTGGGTGCGGCGGGCATGGTGGTGCTCTATACGTTCACGAATCCCCTGACGATGTGGCTGACGCTCGGCACGTTCGTCGGCTACGCGCTCATCTACACCATCATCCTCAAGCCCTCGACGCCGCAGAACATCGTGATCGGCGGCGCGGCGGGTGCGATGCCCCCGGCCCTCGGCTGGGCTGCTGCGACCGGCGCTGTGCCGGCGGATGCGTGGATTCTGGTGCTCATCATCTTCGTCTGGACGCCGCCGCACTTCTGGGCGCTCGCGCTTTACCGCCGTCAGGATTACGTGAATTCGGGGCTGCCGATGCTGCCGATCACGCATGGCGAGAAGTACACGCGTCTGCAGATCCTGCTGTACAGCGTCGTACTGTTTGCCGTGTCGCTGCTGCCGTTCGCGCATCGCATGAGCGGCTATCTGTATCTCGTGTCGGCGGTCGTGCTCTCGGGCATCTTCCTCGGTTACGCGGTCAAGCTGTGGCGCAAGTATTCCGATGAGCTCTCGCGCTCGATGTTCCGCTATTCGATCGTCTACCTCTCGCTGCTGTTCGCGGCGCCGCTGGTCGACCATTACGTGCAGATCTACCTGCTGGGCTGAACCTCCGGGGCATTTGCCCGTCACAGGCTGAGTCACGACGACAGGCGCGTTACGGTATTCTTCGCCGGCGCGCCTGTTGTGTTTTCCGAAGGCGTCTTTTCCATACGTTCTGGGGTCATTCGTTCATGAATCTTGCTGTCATCTGGTTGCGCCGTGCGATGTTGCTGATGGGGCTGACGGTGCTTCTCGCCGCCTGCGGTAAGGAAGGGCCGACGTTCACGAGCCTCGATATCACCGGCAACAAGGAATTCGCCAAGGACTTCTCGTTGCAGGACCCGCAGGGCAAGACGCGCACGCTCGCCGATTACAAAGGTAAGGCCGTGGTGATGTTCTTCGGCTACACCCATTGCCCGGATGTCTGCCCGACTACGATGGCCGAACTCAATCAGGTGATGCAAAAACTCGGTGCGGATGACGCTCAGCGCGTGCAGGTGCTGTTCGTGACGGTCGATCCGCAGCGCGATTCGGCCGAACTGATGGGCCAGTATGTACCGGCGTTCAATCCCGCGTTCGTGGGGTTGCGTCCTGAAGATGACGCCGCGCTCAAGGAATTGACCAAGTCGTTCCGCGTGGTGGTCAACAAGGTGGAAGGGTCGACGCCCAATAACTACACCATCGATCACACGGCCGGGATTTACGTGTTCGATCCGAACGGGCAACTGCGTCTGTTCATGCGTCCGGACGAGCCGGTCGACGCGATGGCCAAGGACCTGAAGACGTTGCTGAGCTAAGGTGCCAATCTAAGGCGCTGATCGGCCGCAGGATCTCTCCGCATAAAAAAATCGCGCCCCTGGAGGCGCGATTTTCGTTTCTGCGTTCGCTACGACGCCGACCCATGATGGCTCGGCGTCGTCAGGCTCAACCGCCTTCCTGACTGCGACGTTCGAGGTCGTCGTGCGCTTCGAACCACATCACGTTGATGATGCCGAACGCGAGCGCGAGGCCAAGGCCGAGAATCCAAGAGAAGTACCACATGTCGCGACTCCTTGATCAGTACATCGTGTGCGGGTTGTCGTTGACCGTCTCGATCGTTACGCGCCCACGGATCACGCGGTACACCCAGCCGGTGTAGAGCAGGACGATGGGCAGGAAGACGATCACGGCGATCAGCATGATTTGAAGCGTGAGCTGGCTCGATGTGGCATCCCAGACCGTGAGGCTGCTGCCCGGCGCAGTGGCCGACGGCATGACGAACGGGAACATCGAGAAACCGGCGGTGAGGATGATGCCTGCGATCATCAGCCCGGTGACGACGAACGTCCATGCATACGCGCGGCTCGTGGCGAGCAGGGCGGCGAGCAACGCGCACAGACAGGCGACGACCGGCGCGGCGATCATCCACGGGTAGGTGTGATAGTTCGTGAGCCACAAGCCCGGGCCGGTAGTAACCTGCTTCATCAGCGGGTTGGCCGGAGAGTCGGTCGCGCCCATCTGCGTGATGGCGAAACCGTCGACGTGCGTGGCAACCAGCACCCCGGCCACTAGGAACAGCAGCAGCGTGCCCAGTGCGGTAAGACGCATGATGCGCCCGGCGCGCTCGGCCACCATCGGGTCGGCTTTCATGCGAAGGTGCGCGGCGCCGTGCGTGACCAGCATCAGCACGCTCACCAGTCCGCACAGCA
This window of the Pandoraea sputorum genome carries:
- the cyoE gene encoding heme o synthase; translated protein: MKSTTLPHPPASRIAQYWALTKPRVTQLAVFCAVIGMFLSTRGMVPWQVLIGGTIGIWLLAGSAFAVNCLIEQRVDALMRRTAWRPSARGEIAPWQIIVFSTILGAAGMVVLYTFTNPLTMWLTLGTFVGYALIYTIILKPSTPQNIVIGGAAGAMPPALGWAAATGAVPADAWILVLIIFVWTPPHFWALALYRRQDYVNSGLPMLPITHGEKYTRLQILLYSVVLFAVSLLPFAHRMSGYLYLVSAVVLSGIFLGYAVKLWRKYSDELSRSMFRYSIVYLSLLFAAPLVDHYVQIYLLG
- a CDS encoding cytochrome c oxidase subunit 3 translates to MSGQHQTAPYYFVPAPSRHPVSCSVGLLVVLGSAAAWVNGQSWAPWTALAGLLWVLWVLRSWFGDSIAESEGGLYSKRIDVSYRWGMSWFIFSEVMFFAAFFGALFYARTLAMPWLGDLDNKLLWPDFSAVWPNTGPAGVVDAFETMGPWPIPTLNTALLLTSGVTLTISHHALRANHRGSAIFWLFATVVLGFVFLGFQAYEYHHAYTELNLKLTSGVYGSTFFLLTGFHGFHVMLGAIMLSVMLVRLMKGHFTPDHHFGFEGAAWYWHFVDVVWLGLYVVVYWL
- a CDS encoding SURF1 family protein, with translation MRPVPAVLILLGVMLTAALGVWQYQRAQLRLARQAQIEQAERAPVIALGAQAYSLDDVSHRRVRVTGRFLRNRVVYLDNRPRNELPGFYVVMALQVAPDHVVLVNRGWLPRDLRDRASIMPYATPAGDITVEGLAMPDPSRAFELGRGGSAAGLSIRQNLDVAEYARETSLPLQPFVIMQTNDTGDHLLRDWPQPASGADRNYGYMAQWFGMSLILALLGLRLAYRRGRRMATTTNNFTRA
- a CDS encoding twin transmembrane helix small protein yields the protein MRIIVAIAFVLILGSLASALFFMMRDKGRSNRTVQSLMVRVGLSVTLFLLILFANWMGWIHSTGIRY
- a CDS encoding SCO family protein yields the protein MNLAVIWLRRAMLLMGLTVLLAACGKEGPTFTSLDITGNKEFAKDFSLQDPQGKTRTLADYKGKAVVMFFGYTHCPDVCPTTMAELNQVMQKLGADDAQRVQVLFVTVDPQRDSAELMGQYVPAFNPAFVGLRPEDDAALKELTKSFRVVVNKVEGSTPNNYTIDHTAGIYVFDPNGQLRLFMRPDEPVDAMAKDLKTLLS
- a CDS encoding SCO family protein, which encodes MSANVSTDRSGSPAVDPVQRRRARRMLVLLFVVCAAPAVAAYLMYFVFKPQGGTSAYGKLIEPQRPLPTLVVHDDETGENLPLSSLKGKWLMISADTATCDENCVSKLFYMRQIRVLQGNERTRVETLWLVTDASKVSQQIDDAYPDTRRLRADPVALASWLPTQEGTGLRDHIYLVDPLGNLMMVFPKNADPGKIKSDLSRLLKWSGTG
- a CDS encoding DUF2970 domain-containing protein; its protein translation is MDDLKEATRRKLSFFQTIGAVFWSFFGVRKGRDHDRDMAQLNPVHLIVAGLIGGILFVAALVFLAKLAIRLAT
- a CDS encoding COX15/CtaA family protein; the encoded protein is MLYLLELGFIGLCIAVLPLGWVLLRRDANKYRKLAWVTTFLTLDLIMFGGFTRLTDSGLGCPDWPGCYGTSSPFAAHADIHAAQLMLPSGPVTFVKAWIEMIHRYFAMAVGVLIITLMVMAWVKRRELKQSPWLATWLLVLVCVQGAFGAWTVTMKLQPVIVSIHLMLALTLLGSLAWLACRQMPLASVAADPGALRWRWAALIGLALLVFQIALGGWVSTNYAVLACTDFPTCQGQWIPPMDFHNGFKLWRELGKTAGGEVIPMNALVAIHWVHRTFAVVVVVYLAWLASRLRRHAALRKPSILVFLLVFVQFATGLSNIVFQWPLLNAIAHNGGAAVLLLLLVMLNYRIRAARLVAAAPIAASLIDQADVPARQKPFSAAEPAAAPLGAPSGPA
- the cydB gene encoding cytochrome d ubiquinol oxidase subunit II; the encoded protein is MDYTVLKLIWWVLVGVLLIGFAFFDGFDMGTGTLLPFLGKTDAERRVIINTVAPTWEGNQVWFVTAGGAMFAAWPLVYAAAFSGLYWALLLVLFALFLRPVGFDYRNKLPSARWRNSWDWALFVGSTVPSLVFGVAFGNLLLGLPFSFDNTLRSTYTGSFWALLNPFALLCGLVSVLMLVTHGAAHLRMKADPMVAERAGRIMRLTALGTLLLFLVAGVLVATHVDGFAITQMGATDSPANPLMKQVTTGPGLWLTNYHTYPWMIAAPVVACLCALLAALLATSRAYAWTFVVTGLMIAGIILTAGFSMFPFVMPSATAPGSSLTVWDATSSQLTLQIMLIAVIVFLPIVLLYTGWVYRVIRGRVTIETVNDNPHTMY
- the cydX gene encoding cytochrome bd-I oxidase subunit CydX, with amino-acid sequence MWYFSWILGLGLALAFGIINVMWFEAHDDLERRSQEGG